ATCTGGATTTCCCTTTGGTACTATTCCACCAGAAGTTACAATAGCAATTTTACATTTTGATATATCCTCTACAGCTTTATTAGGTTCTACCCTATCAAAAACCGGCATTTTAAATTCTGTAACAAATTCTTCATTTTTCAATTTTTTCACAAGAAGATTTACTGCTCTTTTAGATCCTCTTTCATCACTAAAGTAATTTTTTCTTATACCTCTCTCTATATATCCTTCTTCTTCAGGGAGTCCTATCTCTTCCCCTTTTCCCATCTTTAATGCGAGTTTTGCCATAACAGGTAATGCTTTTCTCATACCTACTGCACTTTTTTTGGTTTTAAGAATATATAAAGATTTTTTATATAAATCTACTCCTGGATTTTCTTCATACATAGCTGTTAAAACCTTTATATTTAATTTCTCCTCTACTTCCTTTGCAATAGTTCCACAAGCCACTCCATACCTTCCAGCATTAAAAGCAGGACCTGCTATAAACAAATCTGCATCATATTTTTTAACCATTTCTAAAATAGTGTTTTTAGCTTCATCTATATTTTCATTAAAATATGAATCTCCACAAATAACTGTAGCAACTATCCCAGCTTCACCTTTAAATAAAGAATTAAGTTGTGTTCCTGGACCTACAGGTTCCTCTCTTACTTCTGGTTTATAATCCGCTTTGTCTTCTCCTCCAATACCTGCATAAAACTGATTTATATAATGAACTACTTTAATCATTTATTTTCCCCCCTTGATTATATAACTACATTCTAATAGCCTTTAGCACTTAAATAGTTAAAACCAACTTCACTGGTAGCTCCTGTAATAACTTGAATCTCTGCCTCTATAGAACCATCTTCTTTTAAAGAACCGACATGTCCGCCTGCAATTACATTTGCTACCTCATCATGCCCAATAATCTTTTCCATTGGTGGTAGTGTTACAACCTCATTAGCATTTCCTCCTGTAACTACTGCATCTCCCTTTGGTGTAGAATCTGCTAA
Above is a window of Clostridium sporogenes DNA encoding:
- the grdB gene encoding glycine reductase complex selenoprotein B; translation: MIKVVHYINQFYAGIGGEDKADYKPEVREEPVGPGTQLNSLFKGEAGIVATVICGDSYFNENIDEAKNTILEMVKKYDADLFIAGPAFNAGRYGVACGTIAKEVEEKLNIKVLTAMYEENPGVDLYKKSLYILKTKKSAVGMRKALPVMAKLALKMGKGEEIGLPEEEGYIERGIRKNYFSDERGSKRAVNLLVKKLKNEEFVTEFKMPVFDRVEPNKAVEDISKCKIAIVTSGGIVPKGNPDHIESSSASKYGKYDIEGLMDLNSETYETAHGGYDPNYANEDSDRVIPVDVLRKMEKEGKIGELHRYFYSTVGNGTAVASSMKFGNEIVNQLKEDGVDAVILTSTUGTCTRCGATLVKEIERGGLPVVHMCTVVPISLTVGANRIVPTIAIPHPLGNPNLDKEREFELRYELTEKALKALETDIDEQTVFE